CAAGCCATCTGTATTTATATCATCAAGCCTTCCTACAAAAGGACTTACATATGTCGCACCTGCACGAGCTGCTAATAAAGCTTGATTTGCTGTAAATATTAGCGTCACATTTGTTTTAATTCCTTCTTTTGAAAGAACATTTACTGCTTTCAACCCTTCAGCCGTCATAGGAATTTTTATTACTATATTTTTATGTATCTTTGCCAATTCTCTTGCTTCCTTAATCATACCCTCATGGTCATCGCTTATAACTTCTGCACTTATAGGACCATCTACAATTTGAGTAATTTCTTTTACTACCTCAATAAAATCTCTTCCTTCTTTGGCAATAAGAGATGGGTTTGTAGTAACACCTGATATTACACCTAATGCATTAGCTTCTCTTATTTCGTCAACATTTGCAGTGTCAAGAAAAAATTTCATCACTTCATCCCTCCGTTATCAATTTATTTACCTTTATTATATATCTAACTTTAAAAAATTAAAAGCCATGCTTTATACTGTGGAAAATAAAGGTTATTTCATTTTTAAACTGTGCCTAAAAATTTTTTAACTTTTTTAAATAATTTTTCAATAGGAAAATTTATATCTTCTGCAAGTCTTAAGATCGTATAATTTTTTCTTATCTCTTTAGCATTATTTAACATATCGTAAAGTAAAACTTCATTTACCCCTATTTCATTTAATTCAGATGGAGCACCTATTGTTTGTAATAAATTCTGAATGGTTGCTGCATCAGGAACATTTATTTTTACCCAATTTCTCATATGATCCCAGTTTTTAAGTATCTTCTCTTGTCTTTGTTTTCTTTTTACCTCATCTAAATAAAAATAATTTAAATTACTCAAAACTTCGTTAGCTATAGCACCATATGCATTTTTTATCCTCGCTTCAAATTCATCACCATTTAGTGAAAGTTTTTTTGACATAAGCTTTTTTATATCGTCCAGTGT
The sequence above is a segment of the Thermoanaerobacter ethanolicus JW 200 genome. Coding sequences within it:
- a CDS encoding dehydroquinate synthase/iron-containing alcohol dehydrogenase family protein, with protein sequence MLKFGNSRPASGAEHHLSHYLEMREILSENEHHLHGTKVGVTSVIISEIYHYIFSFTLDDIKKLMSKKLSLNGDEFEARIKNAYGAIANEVLSNLNYFYLDEVKRKQRQEKILKNWDHMRNWVKINVPDAATIQNLLQTIGAPSELNEIGVNEVLLYDMLNNAKEIRKNYTILRLAEDINFPIEKLFKKVKKFLGTV
- the fsa gene encoding fructose-6-phosphate aldolase, whose amino-acid sequence is MKFFLDTANVDEIREANALGVISGVTTNPSLIAKEGRDFIEVVKEITQIVDGPISAEVISDDHEGMIKEARELAKIHKNIVIKIPMTAEGLKAVNVLSKEGIKTNVTLIFTANQALLAARAGATYVSPFVGRLDDINTDGLQIIEDIVTIFNNYDIDTEIITASVRHPIHVLQAAKLGAHIATVPYKVLMQMVKHPLTDAGIERFKEDWRKAGLKI